The Neovison vison isolate M4711 chromosome 13, ASM_NN_V1, whole genome shotgun sequence genome includes a region encoding these proteins:
- the LOC122893135 gene encoding epididymal secretory protein E3-beta-like, whose protein sequence is MASFLKAVGPLLTLLFPLGGLLVDSQNLSWKEFMKQHYLSMSWKFSDYKCNDLMKEREAPQDRNYHIFIYTFWHKIEHICLRKWRDRYRNVYIWAQHPFKILQCYQEGNQKSYREHGGYSYIEFHCGMNGYVDGIEDIQLLDIKK, encoded by the coding sequence ATGGCATCCTTTCTAAAGGCCGTAGGTCCTCTCTTGACCCTGCTGTTTCCCCTAGGTGGGCTGCTTGTAGACAGCCAGAACCTTTCCTGGAAGGAATTCATGAAACAGCACTACCTGAGCATGAGCTGGAAATTCAGCGACTACAAATGCAATGATCtcatgaaggaaagagaagcCCCACAAGACAGGAACTATCACATCTTCATCTATACCTTTTGGCACAAAATTGAGCATATTTGCCTCAGGAAGTGGAGAGACCGTTACAGAAATGTATACATATGGGCCCAGCATCCCTTCAAAATACTCCAGTGCTACCAGGAGGGCAACCAAAAGAGCTATAGAGAGCACGGCGGCTACAGCTACATTGAATTCCACTGTGGCATGAATGGGTATGTGGATGGCATAGAGGACATCCAGTTGTTAGAcatcaaaaaatag
- the LOC122893134 gene encoding ribonuclease pancreatic-like: MAQERFFILFPLLVLVLLVLGCVQPSLAKESRDEKFQRQHMDPNTSTVTSGYCNEMMKRRNMTVGRCKPVNTFIHEPLPDVQAVCFQGNVPCKNGQPNCYQSSSKMRITDCRLKKGSKYPKCDYQTQQLQKSIIVACEGNPYVPVHFDGSV, translated from the coding sequence ATGGCTCAGGAGAGGTTCTTCATCCTGTTCCCACTACTGGTCCTGGTGCTGCTTGTGCTGGGTTGTGTCCAGCCTTCTCTGGCCAAGGAGTCACGGGACGAGAAGTTCCAGCGGCAGCACATGGACCCAAACACCTCCACTGTCACCTCCGGCTACTGCAATGAAATGATGAAGCGCCGAAATATGACGGTTGGACGGTGCAAGCCAGTGAACACGTTTATCCACGAGCCTCTGCCAGATGTCCAGGCTGTCTGCTTCCAGGGAAATGTCCCCTGCAAGAACGGGCAGCCCAACTGCTACCAAAGCAGCTCCAAAATGCGCATCACTGACTGCCGCCTGAAGAAAGGCTCCAAATACCCCAAATGCGACTACCAGACCCAGCAGCTACAGAAATCCATCATCGTGGCCTGTGAAGGGAATCCATACGTGCCAGTCCACTTTGACGGTTCTGTGTAG